A window of the Thermomicrobiales bacterium genome harbors these coding sequences:
- a CDS encoding PIG-L deacetylase family protein, with the protein MTDTPRWDEWDTYMWVVAHPDDAEFSSAGTIARLTAKGKKVVIIQVTSGDKGTPDSSIPGDQLASGREVEERNAADVLGVAEVVYLRCTDGELVPDLALREKIVRQIRTFKPDVIVSHDPYRPYALHPDHRACGFAAIDAVYPTARDPHYFPEHLADGLEPHKTAEIWFFNAEHPDLVVDITETFDTKIASLKEHGSQVGDGVEMANRVRERNAEVAAGQDFELAEAYKVVQMRR; encoded by the coding sequence ATGACCGACACACCACGATGGGACGAATGGGATACCTACATGTGGGTCGTTGCTCACCCCGATGACGCGGAGTTTTCATCGGCAGGAACGATCGCCCGACTGACTGCCAAGGGGAAAAAGGTCGTCATCATCCAGGTGACGTCGGGAGACAAGGGCACGCCAGATTCGAGCATTCCCGGCGATCAGTTGGCATCTGGCCGTGAGGTTGAAGAGCGCAATGCGGCCGATGTTCTGGGGGTGGCCGAGGTCGTCTATCTCCGGTGCACGGATGGCGAGCTGGTTCCCGATCTTGCGCTCCGCGAGAAGATCGTGCGGCAGATCAGAACGTTCAAGCCAGACGTCATCGTGAGCCACGATCCATATCGACCGTATGCGTTGCATCCGGACCATCGCGCGTGCGGGTTCGCTGCGATCGATGCGGTCTACCCAACCGCCCGCGATCCTCACTATTTCCCGGAGCATTTGGCTGACGGACTGGAGCCGCACAAAACGGCGGAAATCTGGTTCTTCAACGCCGAGCATCCCGACCTGGTCGTGGACATCACAGAAACGTTCGACACCAAGATCGCTTCCCTCAAGGAACATGGTTCCCAGGTGGGCGACGGAGTGGAAATGGCGAATCGGGTGCGTGAGCGAAACGCCGAAGTTGCCGCCGGTCAGGATTTCGAGCTGGCTGAGGCGTACAAAGTGGTGCAGATGCGGCGGTGA
- the hisS gene encoding histidine--tRNA ligase: MSDATRKPSILKGFRDYLPEQMILRQEIIRRFKDVFERHGFDPLDTPAIEYIEVLTGKAGENEKLMYAFEDHGGRRVGLRYDLTVPLARVVAMHQSEIIFPFKRYHVAPVWRADRPQRGRFREFWQCDADIAGVDSMTADAEIISVLTDGLAAVGLDNSTVQISHRRILERIAVASGVPEMQAATVYRSVDKLDKIGADGVRTEMIEGGIESAAADRVLDTISLTGATGDVLTELSSRMESDAIAQGALAEMTELFQLLEQMGVPPAKAVFDLTLARGLDYYTGPVFEAKVTEPKVGSVAGGGRYEGLIGAFGSRHVSATGVSLGLERIIEVVREHGTMPIPTAVAQVFVPVIDRNLGVAARLATELRQVGIKTDLSLLEGKSLGEQLKYAGRRGIRLAAILGPNETERGVVAVKNLVTGEQIDIERERLFETVSSLSID, translated from the coding sequence GTGAGCGACGCCACACGAAAACCATCGATTCTGAAGGGGTTTCGGGATTACCTGCCTGAACAGATGATTCTCCGCCAGGAGATCATCCGGCGATTCAAGGATGTCTTCGAGCGGCATGGATTCGATCCGCTCGACACCCCGGCAATCGAATACATCGAGGTGCTCACCGGCAAGGCCGGAGAGAACGAAAAGCTGATGTACGCCTTCGAGGATCATGGCGGACGGCGAGTTGGGTTGCGCTATGACCTGACAGTCCCGCTGGCGCGGGTGGTCGCCATGCACCAATCGGAGATCATCTTCCCATTCAAGCGCTACCATGTCGCGCCGGTGTGGCGGGCCGACCGGCCGCAGCGCGGGCGATTCCGTGAGTTTTGGCAATGTGACGCCGATATTGCCGGTGTCGATTCGATGACCGCCGACGCGGAGATCATCTCTGTGCTGACCGACGGGTTGGCTGCCGTCGGGCTCGACAACTCGACCGTGCAGATCAGTCATCGGCGCATCCTGGAACGGATTGCGGTGGCATCGGGCGTACCCGAGATGCAGGCCGCGACCGTTTACCGTTCGGTCGACAAGCTGGACAAGATCGGCGCCGATGGCGTCCGGACCGAGATGATCGAAGGGGGAATCGAGAGCGCGGCCGCAGATCGCGTGTTGGACACCATTTCCCTCACCGGCGCGACCGGAGATGTGCTGACGGAGCTGAGTAGCCGGATGGAATCCGACGCAATTGCCCAGGGAGCGCTTGCCGAGATGACCGAGCTCTTCCAACTGCTCGAGCAAATGGGTGTGCCGCCAGCGAAGGCTGTCTTCGACCTCACACTGGCACGCGGACTCGACTACTACACGGGGCCAGTCTTCGAGGCCAAGGTCACCGAGCCGAAGGTCGGATCGGTGGCCGGTGGCGGCCGCTACGAGGGGCTGATTGGCGCCTTCGGTAGCAGGCACGTATCGGCAACCGGCGTATCGCTTGGGTTGGAGCGCATCATCGAGGTCGTGCGCGAGCACGGGACGATGCCGATTCCTACAGCAGTCGCGCAGGTCTTCGTTCCGGTCATCGACCGCAATCTCGGCGTTGCCGCCAGGCTGGCAACAGAATTGCGACAGGTTGGCATCAAGACCGACCTGTCGTTGCTGGAAGGCAAGAGCCTCGGAGAGCAGTTGAAATACGCTGGCCGGCGGGGAATCCGGCTGGCTGCCATTCTGGGTCCGAACGAGACCGAACGCGGCGTCGTGGCGGTGAAGAATCTCGTCACCGGCGAGCAGATCGACATCGAACGGGAACGGCTGTTCGAAACCGTCTCGTCGTTGTCAATCGATTGA
- a CDS encoding MogA/MoaB family molybdenum cofactor biosynthesis protein, with the protein MSESVQQHRAAAESSLSIGVLTVSDTRTLADDTGGSLLVEMIEAAGHRVGARAIVVDDRERIVNAVLDMVADPAIDAVISTGGTGIARRDVTYDAVTSILDRTIDGFGELFRMLSFEEIGSAAMLSRATAGAIGSTAVFSLPGSRNGIRLAMERLILPEIAHVVYEIRK; encoded by the coding sequence ATGAGCGAATCTGTTCAGCAACATCGTGCAGCCGCAGAATCGTCGCTCAGCATTGGCGTGTTGACCGTTAGCGACACGCGGACGCTGGCAGACGATACTGGTGGCTCGCTGTTGGTCGAGATGATCGAAGCTGCTGGGCATCGCGTCGGCGCTCGCGCGATCGTTGTCGACGATCGGGAGCGGATCGTCAATGCGGTGCTGGACATGGTGGCCGACCCGGCGATCGACGCGGTGATTTCCACCGGTGGCACCGGGATCGCGCGCAGAGATGTAACGTACGATGCGGTGACGTCGATTCTCGATCGAACGATCGATGGATTCGGCGAGCTCTTTCGCATGTTGAGCTTCGAGGAAATCGGTTCGGCGGCGATGCTCTCACGCGCGACTGCCGGCGCAATCGGATCGACCGCGGTCTTTTCGTTGCCAGGATCACGCAACGGCATCCGGCTCGCCATGGAACGCCTGATTCTTCCAGAAATCGCGCATGTCGTCTATGAGATTCGAAAGTAA